In Nostoc piscinale CENA21, the genomic stretch AGATGCTAACAGCCAATATGAAGATGCTCAGGCACAGTTAGAACCTGGAGATACGATAATTTATTATACAGATGGCTTGACAGATGCCGCGGCTGCCAGTGGCGATCGCTTCGATGAAGAAAACTTTGTAGCAGCCTTCAGCGTCGCTTGTCGTTATTGCAACGGGCCAGAAGAAATTGTGGATTATTTATTTAACCAAGTTCAGCAGTTTATCGGTACTGATAGGCAAAACACTGATGATATGACACTTGTAGTTTTGCAGATTGTTTAATTTTTGTCATTTGTGATTAGTGTTAGACAAAATACAAATAACTAATGATCAATAGCTTTCCCTAAAATCAGTTCAAGCCAACGAGGATAAGCGTAAGAATTTGCGGCTATGAGTTGTGTTCCTTTATAGTTATTGAATACCCAACTTGCTGTAACGTGGAGATTTTCTAGTAAATAGCTATCTTCGCCAAAAGCTTCTAGTGCTAAACTCCACCAAGATTGTTCTTGAATTAACAGTTGCGTAATTTCTACACCACAACCGTTATCAATACTGTCATTACTAGCAACGGTCTGTACTGAAGAGTCAGATAAAATTTGATAGTATTGGAGACGGCGGACTTTCTGAACATTCACCCACGTAGAATTACCCAAGACTGTTGTAGGCTGAAAACTTTCTCCTGTGGAATCACTACACATCTATTTACCCCATTTTTCTACTCTACCTTCTATCAATTCCCCAACATTCAGTACACCCAATTCGGCTTTGCGCCATTTGACTTCTAAGCGTTCTTGCCGCAGCTTAATTCCCCAATAATCACATTTTGGCGCGTAAAGATACCAGTCTTCTCGTTTTTCGGGTGAACAGTTTTGCGGAAACCATTCTTCAATTTCTGTGGGGATTGTACCAGGATAAAACCAGCGCACTTCGATAGTTGTAAGCATAGGTAACTAATCTCCTCATCTGATACCTTATCCGCTACGACCCAGTTGGTGGGACAATGAAAACGATACATAATGTTTAATTTTTGTTACTTCCAGCCAAAGGAATCTCTAACAATGTGGAAAAAAAATTGCAATTATTTGCCTATTAATGTTGAGCTTCAGCTTGAGTAATCCTGGTGTAGCTGCTGCGGCTGGATTTAAAAGCTATGTAGATACTGCTGATGGCTATCAGTTTTTATACCCTAACGGCTGGTTACCCGTGAAAGTTGCCAATGGCCCTGATGTCGTATTTCATGATTTGATAGAAATCTCTGAAAATGTTTCTGTGGTGATTAGTCCGGTTCCTGAAGGTAAAACCTTAAAAGAATTGGGCGCTCCCACAGAAGTTGGCTATAAACTTGGCAAAGCGGCACTTGCACCTTCTGATTCTGGGCGGACAGCTGAATTAGTTGATGCGCGAGAGAAGGATAATGAAGGTAAAACCTACTATATATTAGAGTATTTAGTAAAACTACCGAATAATCAGCAACGACATAACATCGCTAGTGTTGCTGTGAGTCGTGGCAAACTGTTTACCTTTAACGCCTCAATTCCCGAAAAACGTTGGGCAAAGGTGAAACGGACTATGGAAAATGTTGTCGATTCTTTCACAGTGTATTAATTAGTAATAGGGAGTAGATAGAGAGACAAGGGGGAGCCACTGCGTTGGGCGGCTTTGCCGACTTGAAGCAAGTGGCGTCACAAGGGAGACAGGGGAGGCGTTAGGGATGAGGCGAAATGACAAATGACAAAGAACAAATGACTATAAACATTCCTCAATTTATACTGGCTTCTGCTTCTCCTGCACGTCGCCGTCTGCTGCAAACGGTTGGAATTGAACCGATAGTTAAACCCAGTGATTTTGATGAGTCACAAATTCAACTGAGTGATCCTGGTGAGTTAGTGCAGGTTCTAGCTCAACGTAAGGCAGAAACGATCGCACCGCAGTTTGCATCAGCGTTAATCATGGGCTGTGATTCGGTTTTGGCTATTGATGGGAAGATTCATGGTAAACCAGCAGATGCAGCAGAAGCGATCGCTCGTTGGCAATTAATGCAAGGTAATATAGGCGACTTATATACAGGCCATGTGTTAATTGACACTTCCCAAAACCGGACTTTAGTTAAGTGTCA encodes the following:
- the psbP gene encoding photosystem II reaction center PsbP; the encoded protein is MAIICLLMLSFSLSNPGVAAAAGFKSYVDTADGYQFLYPNGWLPVKVANGPDVVFHDLIEISENVSVVISPVPEGKTLKELGAPTEVGYKLGKAALAPSDSGRTAELVDAREKDNEGKTYYILEYLVKLPNNQQRHNIASVAVSRGKLFTFNASIPEKRWAKVKRTMENVVDSFTVY
- a CDS encoding Maf family protein; translated protein: MNIPQFILASASPARRRLLQTVGIEPIVKPSDFDESQIQLSDPGELVQVLAQRKAETIAPQFASALIMGCDSVLAIDGKIHGKPADAAEAIARWQLMQGNIGDLYTGHVLIDTSQNRTLVKCQVTRVYFAKMSDRAIQAYVATGEPLKCAGAFALEGFGSLFVEKIEGCHSNVIGLSLPLLRQMLAELGYEVTDYWNK